One window from the genome of Malus domestica chromosome 01, GDT2T_hap1 encodes:
- the LOC103443799 gene encoding uncharacterized protein produces the protein MWGKLNQSVLGDNEEGGESLLDEESEGLFNLSATQRMYAFAACFLAGMLCMFLSMIVFAKPIKFAVLFTFGNLLAVGSTAFLFGPARQLRMMFDTVRVFATAIYLGCVVLALICALLIRSKILTIIAIICEICALIWYSLSYIPFARRMVSGLMIRLCDTEL, from the exons ATGTGGGGGAAGCTGAACCAATCTGTCCTCGGAGACAAtgaagagggaggagagagctTACTGGATGAAGAATCTGAGGGCTTGTTTAATCTCTCTGCTACTCAG AGAATGTACGCGTTTGCAGCTTGTTTCTTGGCTGGGATGCTTTGTATGTTCCTG TCGATGATTGTCTTTGCCAAACCCATCAAATTTGCCGTTTTGTTCACCTTCGGCAATTTGTTGGCAGTTGGAAG CACAGCTTTCCTGTTTGGCCCTGCACGACAATTGAGAATGATGTTTGATACTGTTCGAGTGTTTGCAACAGCTATTTACCTTGGATGTGTTGTTCTAGCACTCATTTGCGCTCTCTTG ATCCGTAGCAAGATTTTAACAATAATTGCAATCATATGTGAGATTTGCGCCCTTATTTG GTACAGCCTGAGTTACATTCCTTTTGCTCGAAGAATGGTTTCAGGACTGATGATTCGTTTATGTGACACCGAGCTTTAG